From Solibacillus sp. FSL W7-1464:
ACAATATTTATTTGTTTGATTAATATATAAATATTCAAAAAAGAGCAAAAAATCAGTACTCATAGTAAACTTGTCAGCAGAAAGATCATTTTAATCGTAATAGCATGAATATGCATGAATTTAAATAAGAGAAGAATTCAGGACGATGACATCATTCAATTTCAAAAGACTCGATTCCAATTGGGAAAATCGAGCCTCTAATGATTATTTAAAGGTAGTTAACTCTTTTGAGACGGTATTTAGAAACTCCTCATCAAACCTGTAAATGTGTTTGCCTTCTGTATTACTAATTGTGATTGCATCATCGATCATTCCGCCGCTTAAAGATATTTGTTTGAAAGCTTTTATATCCTTATCTAACAACTGTATATCGCTTAATGATTTTGCAAATGATTCTTTTAACTTATTGGATGAAGTTTCATTTTCCGCTTTATCTATTACTGCTTCCATCAATTTTAAAAGGTTCCCTTCATCAAGGCTGTTCGGCTCTGTAGCAGCCATCATTAATGCTACGACCCCTTCTCCATTTAAATGATTGGCGCCTTTATTAAATTCCATTGTCCTTTGAGTTATCCCTCTTACTGTCATATCATCCTGCAAACGGTACTCTACCCCACCAATAGAATCAATGAACGAAGAAAAACTCCTCAGTTCAATCACTGCATGATGATCAATCGGTAGATCAAAAAGACTGGAGACAATGGTCCTCACATTTTTAGCGCCCCCATGCTGATACGCAAATAACAATTTGTCGTTTAAAGTAGTCCCTTCATCTTGTTCTGCGACAGGTACATATGTATCATAAGGAATCGATACTACTTTCACCATTTTTTTGTCTGTACTGTATGAAAGTAAAAGGTTGAGGTATATTCGATCATCCATTTTTTCAGACTTAACCGTTATTAAAGTTGTTAACACTTTTGCCTCTTCTGTTCCTGTAGTGCCTGCAACAGCTGGATTCGTTTCTTTATTTACACTAATGCTGCTTATTTCTTTATTTATAGTTCCAGGAAGCATTGACGGAAGGAATAAAAATAAACAGAGACCAACAATTAATAAAGCCGTTGTAACTGGGATCATTTTGCTTGATACAATCAAAGATTTTTTTGGGATTTTACTTTTCTGTATGCTATGGATTTTTTCGAATACTTCATTACGGTCCTCTTTCGTAAAATTCAATTCCTGATCTGAAATATCATTAAATTTTCCTCTGAATCGATTATCTTCCATTAAGTTCCGCCTCCTTTATCATCGGCTCCAACCGTTGTTTCGCTCTTCTTAATCGAGTTTTCACAGTATTCGCAGAGATATCCAAAACACCGGCAATTTCTTCTGTGTTTAATGAATTATAGTAGTATAGATAAACAACTTCCCGGTAGATTTTCGGAAGAGATAGTATGATATCTTTTAATTCTTCATCTTGATATTTATCAATTACGGTTTTTTCGATTGACGGTCGTACAGCGTTGGTTGTTACATTTATAAAACTTTTAACCTGTACCATTTTATAGTGCCAACTTTTCAAATAATCTTTGCATTCATTGATCGTGATACGATAAAGCCATGTTTTAATTTGCGCTTCAAATCGATAGGAATCCAGGTTGTTATAGCATTTAATAAACGTATTTTGAACAAGGTCCTTCGCAATTTCTTTATCCCTCACATAGGAAAATGCAAGCCGTACCAGTTCATTTCCGTAGTCAATCATGATTTTTTCCAGTAAATACTCCTTCTCTTCATTGTCCAATGTACTGCCCCCCCTTACATTTAAAATTCAATTCTGCTATTAGACGATTGCCAAATCAATACAGGTTCAAATTCCCAAAAATATTTTATTATGTAAGTTCTCATACAAGTATAATTGAAATCAAAAAACCTGTATCTTAGATTTTCGAGAAATCGCAGATACAGGCTTTATAAAATTTTTTGAGGCGAAAGTGCTCACAATGACTGAAGTTCATCCACTGTTACAAATCGATAACCTTCATTCGTAAGTTCTTTTAAAATCGTTTCAACCACTTGCGATGTCCCGCCGGTTTGATCATACATGGGATGCAGCAAAATAATCGATCCCGGCTGAATATTTTCCAATACATAATTGATTTTTTCATCCACACTCGTATAATACGTTTCCGGATCCAACGACCACATAATCGTTTCCTTATTATGTTTGTTTAAATAATACGGCAGGCCAACGAATTTCTTCCCGTAAGGCGGGCGAAAGTCAATTTCCCCTTCATACCCTATATTTCTGATCAACTCATCCGTTTTTTCTATTTCCTCTCTAATAAAAGAAGGCGATTTTAAAACCATTCGTTTATGGGAATATGTGTGATTTCCAATTTGATGCCCTGCTTCAATTATTTTTTTTGCTTCTTCAGGATGCTTTTCAATTTCATTTCCGATCAGGAAAAATGTAGCTTTCGCGTTGTATTTATCCAGCAAAGGCAAAAGCTGATCGACATTCTTTGTCGGACCGTCATCAAAGGTTAAAGCGATAACCTTCTCCTCTGTTTCCGCCTGGTAGGTCAACCCTCCAAATAATTGAAATGTTCTCAGTTTCGTAACTTGGAACAGCCCTGCAAGTATAAGAACGATTAAAATAACCGCCATTATTAACTTCTTCTTTTTCATCAGTGTTTCCTTTCTCAATATGCTTTAAGCGAAAAGGTATACGCATTTACTACCATGCCAGCAAGCCAAAAAAATCTGTCGAAAACATTGCGATTAAGAACGTCGAGATAACTACTAATTGAACAGCGGTGAAAATATAATCATTCTTGTTTGCAGCATATCTCTTTTCCATAATGATTCGAACTAGTTCAGTTACAATAATTAAGCCCAACATAAGAACATGAGGTTGCAGCAACCAAATGTGCTTTGAAGGATCTTCGCTGACGTTAAAGAAAAAACCAACTAGCATAACGACTATAAAAGTAATTCTAACAGTCCAATCCATTTTTTTATGTTTCTCATTTACAAAATGATTCGAGAAGAGTTCTTTCTTTTCCACGTTTAGCCATTTTCTTAAAAACTTATTCACAAAAAATAGTACAAGGCCAAAAATTGCTAAGATTAAAATTAAATTTGTCAAAAAATGTTCCATGATCATTCACCACCTGATTTTCACTTCACAACTGTGCATTGTTTTTGAATTCATCTTTTAACAACCCATAGTATGCCAGGTCATAAAATATACCAAAGCGTGATACATGTTGCTTTAATGTGCCTTCATATTTCAAACCGATTTTCTCCATTACCTTCCATGAACCAGGGTTCGATGTAAAAGAAGCAGCAAATATTTTATTTAATTTAAGTTGGCTAAAACCATATTTCAACACTGCTTTAGCAGCCTCTGTACCATAGCCATTTCCCCAATACTCTTTACCAATCCAATATGCTAATTCTCCTCTTACATACGGAATGGATAAATTTAAATTTATCAGGCCAATTAACAGTTGCGATTCTTTATGAACAACCGCAAACATTACAATTTTATTATTTTGTTCTGCAGATTGGATGCTTTCTATAAACTGACAGGCAGAGCCTTTCGGGTATGGATGTGGTATGTTTAGTGTAGACTTTGCTACATCATATTCTCCGGCCAATTCTTCAATTCTGTCTGAATCATCTACTGTTAATGGTCTTAATAGTAATCTTTCGGTTTCTAATATGCTCATCATCATTCCTACTTTCTCTTTATATAAATTGTTTAGTCCTGCTTGTATTTTCTTTTCTAATTTAATTTATATTTTGGATTGCTTACTATTTCATGGACCACGTATGACATATCGTCTGAGGAAGTATTCGTTGTATCAAATATGTATTTTTCATTTAATCCTGATTCTAGGAACTCATCTACTAAAATCGTACATCGTTCACCCATTCTAGCGCTTGGCATTCTCATATTGTCCCTGGCCAACAAAGTCTCCTTATCAGTCCATAAGACGACATAAATCACTTCCACATTTAGACTTTTAAGATTTTTGCTAATCCACTCTGCTTTTTTAGGAAAAGTTACATAATCAACGATGACGTCATTGCCATACTTAATAAAGTTCTTTATGAGACTTAATATGTTATCCCAAATCAAAGCTGCTTCGTCTGCGCTTTCCCACGGCTTTTTTCTTCCGTTCATGTGCATATGGCTAACATCATCACCAGAAATATAGGCACTGTTCATAAATTTTTTTGCCAGTTCTTTTGAAGTTGTTGACTTCCCTACACCAGCCGGACCTGAAATAATGTACACTTTATTTGCCGTTTTTTTATTCATTCGGTCAACTCCTTAAATTTGAAGTTATCTACAAGTTTGTTCCCCTAAAATTCCATTTAAGTTATAATTTGCTTACTATTCTACTAGAACGAGGTGCAAAATGTTATCTTTATTTAAATATAATTGGCAAGTACAGGAAGATTGGTTCACTTGGTGTGAATCAATACCGGAAGAAGGATGTTAAAATTTTTACAGAATGGATTTCAGGGTATATAACAGTCATATCGGTTCACGAAAATATAACAGGGGGTAATGAAGTGGATGCTTTGATGTTGGAAGGATGGACGCCTTTATTATTGTTAGGAATTTTATTTGCATTTATGATGTTTTTTATTGGCCGGAAAGTTTCAAAAAAAATAGTACTTTTAACTTCTGCTATAATGAGCCTGCTTTGCTTCGGGTTAATACTTTTCAGCATGTTTGTAGTTGGTGGTTGGGAAGGTATGGGTCTGGGCTTCTTTGCGATTACTGTTTTCATAGGCGTTTGGATAGGTACTGTTTTTGGGATGATTTTTCAAAACACGAAGTAAGGGCTTTAGTTGAATAAGCAGATTGAACGCTCAAAGATATTTAAAAACTGAGCGTTTTTTATATTCTTTGCTGACATATTACCGCTGACTTATATATGAAATTACATTACCAAATCTATAATATCTTTTACCCACTCGGGATTCTCATCAACTCCGTATTGCTCACATAATTTCTTATGAATTTGAATAAATTCCGGAATGATATTTTTCATTACATTTAAAATTTCTTCTTGCTCTCTACTGCATTGCCACTGAATTAACAGTGATAATTGCCGATCACTTAGTTTGCTTCTATCCCCTTCTAATTTTGCCCAATCTCCAAAAGTATTAGGTTGTAAGCTTGCTTCCATATACCAACCCGTTATCATGGATAATCTTAAATTATCTATATTGTGAAGTGCATAATAGATTTCATTTCTCATCACTCTTCTGTACGCTTCATGCAGATAAGCAAATAATTTAGTTCTCCAATGCTCTATTTCTTGAATAGAAGGTATATACGTCAAATCTGCTGATTTTGTTAATACATCATGGATCAAGCCTGTTGGATCATGAATAATTTTTAATTTCTTAGTCCATATAGATGGCTTCATATCCAACTTTTTATAATAAAAGCTGTCCACTTTTATAAATGACCTGTAATGTGCCGTACTGTAATTTGCCCAATAAAAGTCTTCAAAGAAAAGAACATTTCCCCAGTTACTGGCCCGTTGCTTTTTGTTCAACCTATACTCCTCATATACTTCATCCTTTACAACAATACGAAGATCGATATCAGAATATAAATCCGTTTCCTCATTTCCGATGGACCCTCCGTAAAAAACAGCCAAAACATTCTTATCATTGATTAAATCAAGTTCAATCGCTTCCATTAATTCCTGTCGATGCTTTGGAAGACCAACATCTCGTTCTTTATTTTTAGTTTCTAATCCCACACATTGTAAAACAGCTCCTTCGTTATATGTTAAAGTTTTTACAGCAATCGAGGCATTAGCCACCATACTACAATAAAAATGCTCAAGACTCCCCACACTGTTGTTCCCCAGATCCACCTGATGATTTTCGGTGTAGCTGTTTGATCATGAATTTTATCTTTCAAGCTTCTCATTTTGATAGCACATACAACCATTCCGGTGACGATGAGTACAATAGCCAGGATTGATAATGCATCCATAATTTAACCTCCATTCTTATTCAAACCTTCTGAATATCTACTTTTTTGAAACTCATAATTCGAATAAAAGCCATACCATACACTGAT
This genomic window contains:
- a CDS encoding LCP family protein — protein: MEDNRFRGKFNDISDQELNFTKEDRNEVFEKIHSIQKSKIPKKSLIVSSKMIPVTTALLIVGLCLFLFLPSMLPGTINKEISSISVNKETNPAVAGTTGTEEAKVLTTLITVKSEKMDDRIYLNLLLSYSTDKKMVKVVSIPYDTYVPVAEQDEGTTLNDKLLFAYQHGGAKNVRTIVSSLFDLPIDHHAVIELRSFSSFIDSIGGVEYRLQDDMTVRGITQRTMEFNKGANHLNGEGVVALMMAATEPNSLDEGNLLKLMEAVIDKAENETSSNKLKESFAKSLSDIQLLDKDIKAFKQISLSGGMIDDAITISNTEGKHIYRFDEEFLNTVSKELTTFK
- a CDS encoding sigma-70 family RNA polymerase sigma factor, with product MDNEEKEYLLEKIMIDYGNELVRLAFSYVRDKEIAKDLVQNTFIKCYNNLDSYRFEAQIKTWLYRITINECKDYLKSWHYKMVQVKSFINVTTNAVRPSIEKTVIDKYQDEELKDIILSLPKIYREVVYLYYYNSLNTEEIAGVLDISANTVKTRLRRAKQRLEPMIKEAELNGR
- a CDS encoding polysaccharide deacetylase family protein yields the protein MKKKKLIMAVILIVLILAGLFQVTKLRTFQLFGGLTYQAETEEKVIALTFDDGPTKNVDQLLPLLDKYNAKATFFLIGNEIEKHPEEAKKIIEAGHQIGNHTYSHKRMVLKSPSFIREEIEKTDELIRNIGYEGEIDFRPPYGKKFVGLPYYLNKHNKETIMWSLDPETYYTSVDEKINYVLENIQPGSIILLHPMYDQTGGTSQVVETILKELTNEGYRFVTVDELQSL
- a CDS encoding DUF4181 domain-containing protein; amino-acid sequence: MEHFLTNLILILAIFGLVLFFVNKFLRKWLNVEKKELFSNHFVNEKHKKMDWTVRITFIVVMLVGFFFNVSEDPSKHIWLLQPHVLMLGLIIVTELVRIIMEKRYAANKNDYIFTAVQLVVISTFLIAMFSTDFFGLLAW
- a CDS encoding GNAT family N-acetyltransferase, whose protein sequence is MSILETERLLLRPLTVDDSDRIEELAGEYDVAKSTLNIPHPYPKGSACQFIESIQSAEQNNKIVMFAVVHKESQLLIGLINLNLSIPYVRGELAYWIGKEYWGNGYGTEAAKAVLKYGFSQLKLNKIFAASFTSNPGSWKVMEKIGLKYEGTLKQHVSRFGIFYDLAYYGLLKDEFKNNAQL
- a CDS encoding AAA family ATPase gives rise to the protein MNKKTANKVYIISGPAGVGKSTTSKELAKKFMNSAYISGDDVSHMHMNGRKKPWESADEAALIWDNILSLIKNFIKYGNDVIVDYVTFPKKAEWISKNLKSLNVEVIYVVLWTDKETLLARDNMRMPSARMGERCTILVDEFLESGLNEKYIFDTTNTSSDDMSYVVHEIVSNPKYKLN
- a CDS encoding YesK family protein, which encodes MDALMLEGWTPLLLLGILFAFMMFFIGRKVSKKIVLLTSAIMSLLCFGLILFSMFVVGGWEGMGLGFFAITVFIGVWIGTVFGMIFQNTK
- a CDS encoding phosphate starvation-inducible protein PhoH — translated: MDALSILAIVLIVTGMVVCAIKMRSLKDKIHDQTATPKIIRWIWGTTVWGVLSIFIVVWWLMPRLL